The following proteins are encoded in a genomic region of Catharus ustulatus isolate bCatUst1 chromosome 4, bCatUst1.pri.v2, whole genome shotgun sequence:
- the TTC26 gene encoding intraflagellar transport protein 56 isoform X1: MMLSRAKPAVGGTPPPGDRRRKKGKEVPQLEELLAQRDFTGAIALLEFKQHVGEEEEDGNLWIGYCAFHLGDYKRALEEYEALTRQPTCSPDVWVNLACTYFFLGMYTQAEQAALKAPKSGLQNRLLFHLAHKFSDEKKLMSSHQNLQDVTEDQLSLASIHYMRSHYQEAIDIYKRILLDNREYLALNVYVALCYYKLDYYDVSQEVLAVYLQQVPDSTIALNLKACNHFRLYNGKAAEAELKNLTDSASSSFEFGKELIKHNLVVFRGGEGALQVLPPLVDVIPEARLNLVIYYLQQDDVQEAYNLIKDLEPTAPQEYILKGVVNAALGQEMGSRDHLKIAQQFFQLVGESASECDTIPGRQCMSSCFFLLRQFPNVLIYLNSIKSYFYNNDTFNFNYAQAKAAMGNFSEAEEVFLLIQSEKIKSDFVYLSWLARCYIMNKKPQLAWKLYLKMETSADSFNLLQLIANDCYKMRQFYYSAKAFDVLERLDNNPEYWEGKRGACVGVFQMILAGREAKETLREVLHLLKSTGNSQVEYIVRIMKKWAKENRVPV, encoded by the exons ATGCTCTCGCGGGCCAAGCCGGCCGTGGGGGGTACCCCGCCGCCGGGAGACAGGCggaggaagaaagggaaggaggtGCCACAGTTGGAAGAACTCTTGGCCCAGAGGGACTTCACCGGCGCGATCGCCTTGCTAGAG TTTAAGCAGCACgtgggtgaggaggaggaggatggcaaCCTTTGGATCGGATACTGCGCATTTCATTTGGGCGACTACAAGAGAGCTCTGGAG GAATATGAGGCCTTAACCAGGCAACCAACTTGCAGTCCAGATGTTTGGGTGAACCTTGCCTGTACATACTTTTTTCTGGGGATGTACACGCAAGCAGAACAAGCAGCTTTGAAAG CACCTAAGAGTGGTCTCCAGAACCGTTTACTCTTTCACCTGGCACATAAG TTCAGTGATGAAAAGAAACTGATGAGCTCTCACCAGAACCTGCAAGATGTTACAGAAGATCAGCTTAGCCTGGCATCCATCCACTACATGCGGTCCCACTACCAAGAAGCTATTGATATCTACAAGCGCATTCTGCTGGACAATCG GGAATACCTGGCTCTGAATGTGTATGTGGCCCTGTGCTATTACAAACTGGATTACTATGATGTATCACAGGAAGTGCTAGCTGTTTATCTTCAGCAAGTTCCTGACAGCACCATTGCTCTTAACCTTAAGGCTTGTAACCATTTCCGACTTTACAATGGAAAGGCTGCAGAG gcagagctcaAGAACTTGACAGACAGTGCCTCATCATCTTTTGAGTTTGGCAAGGAGCTCATAAAGCACAATCTG gtGGTTTTCCGAGGAGGAGAAGGGGCTTTGCAAGTCCTACCTCCTCTGGTTGATGTTATTCCTGAGGCAAGACTGAATCTTGTGATTTACTATCTCCAGCAAG ATGATGTGCAGGAGGCTTATAACCTGATTAAGGACCTGGAACCTACAGCTCCACAG gagtACATCCTCAAAGGGGTGGTAAATGCAGCACTTGGACAAGAAATGGGCTCG AGAGATCATCTGAAAATTGCTCAACAGTTCTTCCAGTTAGTAGGGGAATCAGCCAGTGAATGTG ACACCATTCCAGGGAGGCAGTGCATGTCCTCCTGCTTCTTTCTTCTTAGACAATTTCCTAATGTCCTAATTTACCTCAACTCAATCAAG AGTTACTTCTACAACAATGACACTTTTAACTTCAACTATGCCCAAGCCAAAGCTGCAATGGGCAATTTTAGCGAAGCAGAAGAG gTGTTCCTTTTGATCCAGAGTGAGAAGATAAAAAGTGATTTTGTTTACCTTAGCTGGCTGGCTCGCTGCT ATATTATGAATAAGAAACCACAGCTAGCCTGGAAGCTTTATCTGAAGATGGAAACCTCAGCAGACTCCTTTAACCTATTGCAGCTCATTGCAaatgattgttacaaa ATGCGTCAGTTTTACTATTCAGCCAAAGCCTTTGATGTTCTGGAGAGACTGGACAATAATCCTGAATACTGGGAAGGCAAGAGAGGTGCTTGTGTGGGTGTATTTCAAATGATCTTAGCTGGCCGAGAAGCAAA AGAGACTCTGCGGGAAGTACTGCACCTTCTGAAGAGCACTGGTAATTCTCAAGTAGAATACATTGTTCGCATCATGAAAAAGTGGGCTAAGGAGAACAGAGTCCCTGTTTGA
- the TTC26 gene encoding intraflagellar transport protein 56 isoform X2 — MMLSRAKPAVGGTPPPGDRRRKKGKEVPQLEELLAQRDFTGAIALLEFKQHVGEEEEDGNLWIGYCAFHLGDYKRALEEYEALTRQPTCSPDVWVNLACTYFFLGMYTQAEQAALKAPKSGLQNRLLFHLAHKFSDEKKLMSSHQNLQDVTEDQLSLASIHYMRSHYQEAIDIYKRILLDNREYLALNVYVALCYYKLDYYDVSQEVLAVYLQQVPDSTIALNLKACNHFRLYNGKAAEAELKNLTDSASSSFEFGKELIKHNLVVFRGGEGALQVLPPLVDVIPEARLNLVIYYLQQDDVQEAYNLIKDLEPTAPQEYILKGVVNAALGQEMGSRDHLKIAQQFFQLVGESASECDTIPGRQCMSSCFFLLRQFPNVLIYLNSIKVFLLIQSEKIKSDFVYLSWLARCYIMNKKPQLAWKLYLKMETSADSFNLLQLIANDCYKMRQFYYSAKAFDVLERLDNNPEYWEGKRGACVGVFQMILAGREAKETLREVLHLLKSTGNSQVEYIVRIMKKWAKENRVPV; from the exons ATGCTCTCGCGGGCCAAGCCGGCCGTGGGGGGTACCCCGCCGCCGGGAGACAGGCggaggaagaaagggaaggaggtGCCACAGTTGGAAGAACTCTTGGCCCAGAGGGACTTCACCGGCGCGATCGCCTTGCTAGAG TTTAAGCAGCACgtgggtgaggaggaggaggatggcaaCCTTTGGATCGGATACTGCGCATTTCATTTGGGCGACTACAAGAGAGCTCTGGAG GAATATGAGGCCTTAACCAGGCAACCAACTTGCAGTCCAGATGTTTGGGTGAACCTTGCCTGTACATACTTTTTTCTGGGGATGTACACGCAAGCAGAACAAGCAGCTTTGAAAG CACCTAAGAGTGGTCTCCAGAACCGTTTACTCTTTCACCTGGCACATAAG TTCAGTGATGAAAAGAAACTGATGAGCTCTCACCAGAACCTGCAAGATGTTACAGAAGATCAGCTTAGCCTGGCATCCATCCACTACATGCGGTCCCACTACCAAGAAGCTATTGATATCTACAAGCGCATTCTGCTGGACAATCG GGAATACCTGGCTCTGAATGTGTATGTGGCCCTGTGCTATTACAAACTGGATTACTATGATGTATCACAGGAAGTGCTAGCTGTTTATCTTCAGCAAGTTCCTGACAGCACCATTGCTCTTAACCTTAAGGCTTGTAACCATTTCCGACTTTACAATGGAAAGGCTGCAGAG gcagagctcaAGAACTTGACAGACAGTGCCTCATCATCTTTTGAGTTTGGCAAGGAGCTCATAAAGCACAATCTG gtGGTTTTCCGAGGAGGAGAAGGGGCTTTGCAAGTCCTACCTCCTCTGGTTGATGTTATTCCTGAGGCAAGACTGAATCTTGTGATTTACTATCTCCAGCAAG ATGATGTGCAGGAGGCTTATAACCTGATTAAGGACCTGGAACCTACAGCTCCACAG gagtACATCCTCAAAGGGGTGGTAAATGCAGCACTTGGACAAGAAATGGGCTCG AGAGATCATCTGAAAATTGCTCAACAGTTCTTCCAGTTAGTAGGGGAATCAGCCAGTGAATGTG ACACCATTCCAGGGAGGCAGTGCATGTCCTCCTGCTTCTTTCTTCTTAGACAATTTCCTAATGTCCTAATTTACCTCAACTCAATCAAG gTGTTCCTTTTGATCCAGAGTGAGAAGATAAAAAGTGATTTTGTTTACCTTAGCTGGCTGGCTCGCTGCT ATATTATGAATAAGAAACCACAGCTAGCCTGGAAGCTTTATCTGAAGATGGAAACCTCAGCAGACTCCTTTAACCTATTGCAGCTCATTGCAaatgattgttacaaa ATGCGTCAGTTTTACTATTCAGCCAAAGCCTTTGATGTTCTGGAGAGACTGGACAATAATCCTGAATACTGGGAAGGCAAGAGAGGTGCTTGTGTGGGTGTATTTCAAATGATCTTAGCTGGCCGAGAAGCAAA AGAGACTCTGCGGGAAGTACTGCACCTTCTGAAGAGCACTGGTAATTCTCAAGTAGAATACATTGTTCGCATCATGAAAAAGTGGGCTAAGGAGAACAGAGTCCCTGTTTGA
- the TTC26 gene encoding intraflagellar transport protein 56 isoform X3 — MSSHQNLQDVTEDQLSLASIHYMRSHYQEAIDIYKRILLDNREYLALNVYVALCYYKLDYYDVSQEVLAVYLQQVPDSTIALNLKACNHFRLYNGKAAEAELKNLTDSASSSFEFGKELIKHNLVVFRGGEGALQVLPPLVDVIPEARLNLVIYYLQQDDVQEAYNLIKDLEPTAPQEYILKGVVNAALGQEMGSRDHLKIAQQFFQLVGESASECDTIPGRQCMSSCFFLLRQFPNVLIYLNSIKSYFYNNDTFNFNYAQAKAAMGNFSEAEEVFLLIQSEKIKSDFVYLSWLARCYIMNKKPQLAWKLYLKMETSADSFNLLQLIANDCYKMRQFYYSAKAFDVLERLDNNPEYWEGKRGACVGVFQMILAGREAKETLREVLHLLKSTGNSQVEYIVRIMKKWAKENRVPV, encoded by the exons ATGAGCTCTCACCAGAACCTGCAAGATGTTACAGAAGATCAGCTTAGCCTGGCATCCATCCACTACATGCGGTCCCACTACCAAGAAGCTATTGATATCTACAAGCGCATTCTGCTGGACAATCG GGAATACCTGGCTCTGAATGTGTATGTGGCCCTGTGCTATTACAAACTGGATTACTATGATGTATCACAGGAAGTGCTAGCTGTTTATCTTCAGCAAGTTCCTGACAGCACCATTGCTCTTAACCTTAAGGCTTGTAACCATTTCCGACTTTACAATGGAAAGGCTGCAGAG gcagagctcaAGAACTTGACAGACAGTGCCTCATCATCTTTTGAGTTTGGCAAGGAGCTCATAAAGCACAATCTG gtGGTTTTCCGAGGAGGAGAAGGGGCTTTGCAAGTCCTACCTCCTCTGGTTGATGTTATTCCTGAGGCAAGACTGAATCTTGTGATTTACTATCTCCAGCAAG ATGATGTGCAGGAGGCTTATAACCTGATTAAGGACCTGGAACCTACAGCTCCACAG gagtACATCCTCAAAGGGGTGGTAAATGCAGCACTTGGACAAGAAATGGGCTCG AGAGATCATCTGAAAATTGCTCAACAGTTCTTCCAGTTAGTAGGGGAATCAGCCAGTGAATGTG ACACCATTCCAGGGAGGCAGTGCATGTCCTCCTGCTTCTTTCTTCTTAGACAATTTCCTAATGTCCTAATTTACCTCAACTCAATCAAG AGTTACTTCTACAACAATGACACTTTTAACTTCAACTATGCCCAAGCCAAAGCTGCAATGGGCAATTTTAGCGAAGCAGAAGAG gTGTTCCTTTTGATCCAGAGTGAGAAGATAAAAAGTGATTTTGTTTACCTTAGCTGGCTGGCTCGCTGCT ATATTATGAATAAGAAACCACAGCTAGCCTGGAAGCTTTATCTGAAGATGGAAACCTCAGCAGACTCCTTTAACCTATTGCAGCTCATTGCAaatgattgttacaaa ATGCGTCAGTTTTACTATTCAGCCAAAGCCTTTGATGTTCTGGAGAGACTGGACAATAATCCTGAATACTGGGAAGGCAAGAGAGGTGCTTGTGTGGGTGTATTTCAAATGATCTTAGCTGGCCGAGAAGCAAA AGAGACTCTGCGGGAAGTACTGCACCTTCTGAAGAGCACTGGTAATTCTCAAGTAGAATACATTGTTCGCATCATGAAAAAGTGGGCTAAGGAGAACAGAGTCCCTGTTTGA